One Campylobacter concisus DNA segment encodes these proteins:
- a CDS encoding CopD family protein, giving the protein MAEYYLYLKYLHYLFFISWMAVLFYQPRLYVYHVENMDKPDFVKVVEVMEYKMYHYIGWVALIGSFVTGILILIAMPDLIKTGHIHVKILVVILMAIYHLDLGRYMKQLKEKRCNKSGIFFRAYNEVPTIAMLIIIWVMIVNPF; this is encoded by the coding sequence ATGGCAGAATATTATCTTTACTTAAAATACCTCCACTATTTGTTTTTCATCTCGTGGATGGCAGTGCTGTTTTATCAGCCAAGGCTCTACGTTTATCACGTAGAAAACATGGACAAGCCAGACTTTGTAAAAGTGGTAGAGGTGATGGAGTACAAGATGTATCACTACATCGGCTGGGTCGCACTCATTGGCTCATTTGTCACTGGCATTTTGATACTTATCGCGATGCCTGATCTTATAAAAACTGGTCACATCCACGTCAAAATTTTAGTTGTCATCTTAATGGCTATCTATCACCTAGACCTTGGACGCTACATGAAGCAGCTTAAAGAGAAACGCTGCAACAAAAGTGGCATCTTCTTTAGAGCTTACAACGAAGTGCCAACTATCGCGATGCTCATCATCATCTGGGTCATGATAGTAAATCCATTTTAA
- a CDS encoding NINE protein, protein MGNNIYVAYALWLLTGWLGAHRIYLGKFITGFLMMGLFFVGYSTFYFIIGIPFLAIWGIWWLIDAFLVGAYVEKNLQKVELKERLKLKDKEDDLKRLYELFESGAISKAEFEARKEILFR, encoded by the coding sequence GTGGGAAATAATATCTACGTCGCATACGCGCTTTGGCTACTTACTGGCTGGCTTGGGGCGCATAGAATTTACCTTGGTAAATTTATCACTGGCTTTTTAATGATGGGACTATTTTTCGTTGGCTACTCTACGTTTTATTTCATTATAGGCATACCATTCTTGGCTATTTGGGGCATTTGGTGGCTTATCGATGCATTTTTGGTTGGTGCTTATGTAGAGAAAAATTTACAAAAAGTCGAGCTAAAAGAGAGACTAAAACTAAAAGATAAAGAGGATGACCTCAAAAGGCTTTACGAGCTTTTTGAGAGTGGTGCGATCAGCAAGGCTGAATTTGAAGCTAGAAAAGAGATACTTTTTAGATAA